Below is a genomic region from Fundulus heteroclitus isolate FHET01 chromosome 5, MU-UCD_Fhet_4.1, whole genome shotgun sequence.
TGGGACCGGCTCCGGCATGGGAACCCTGCTCATCAGCAAGATCCGTGAGGAGTACCCCGATCGTATCATGAACACCTTCAGTGTGGTGCCTTCTCCCAAGGTACGACAATCTAGTCACTTTTCTTCTTggtatattttagtttttacccTGAACTTGAGTACTGTTTGCGCAGGTGTCTGACACTGTGGTGGAGCCCTACAATGCCACCCTCTCCGTGCACCAGCTGGTTGAGAACACTGACGAGACCTACTGCATTGACAACGAGGCCCTATATGACATCTGCTTCCGTACCCTCAAACTCACCACGCCCACTTACGGAGACCTCAACCATCTGGTCTCGGCCACCATGAGTGGGGTGACGACCTGCCTGCGGTTCCCCGGCCAGCTCAACGCCGACCTCCGCAAACTTGCCGTCAACATGGTCCCCTTCCCCCGTCTGCACTTTTTCATGCCAGGCTTCGCGCCGCTCACCAGCAGGGGCAGCCAGCAGTACAGAGCTCTCTCTGTGCCCGAACTCACACAGCAGATGTTCGATGCCAAGAACATGATGGCGGCTTGCGACCCGCGCCACGGCCGCTACCTGACCGTGGCCGCCGTCTTCCGAGGCCGCATGTCCATGAAGGAGGTGGACGAGCAGATGCTGAATGTgcagaacaaaaacagcagCTACTTTGTGGAGTGGATCCCCAACAACGTCAAGACAGCCGTTTGCGACATCCCGCCCCGCGGGCTCAAAATGGCCGCCACCTTCATAGGCAACAGCACGGCCATCCAGGAGCTGTTCAAGCGCATCTCCGAGCAGTTCACTGCCATGTTCCGCCGCAAGGCCTTCCTCCACTGGTACACCGGAGAGGGCATGGATGAGATGGAGTTCACCGAGGCGGAGAGCAACATGAACGACTTGGTGTCCGAGTACCAGCAGTACCAGGATGCCACAGCCGAGGAGGGAGAGTTcgaggaggaaggagaggaggaagttGCCTGAGGCAAAATTCGCTCATCATTTCTTATCGGCACTCATCCATCCGTTTATCCAAATCCTACTCTGCTCTTTGCTTATTTCTAGTTAGTACTTTCCTTCATGCGTTGTCCTTTCCTTTCTCTCATTCATGTCATCTCTTCCGTTTGTCGTCTTTCTTCTTCTGTCAGAGTAGGATTCACACACTAAAGACATAGTTGACCCTTGTAGACGTAACAAAGACCTGTGTGCGAGCGGTCTTTTGTCTATagctttttgttcatttttcatCATCATATTCTTTCATACTGGGCCCAGTTTGAAAACGTGTCCGATATAGCGTtggttgaaataaatatattgtaaaAGAAGGCTCTCTGTCTATGTGTGATCACTTTTATAGCTTAAAGTTACAGTTTgtggatttttctgttttttgatgCATTGTTTGGGAAGGGGAGGGGGGCTCCCTTTTGCCTTTGAAGACCATTTCAGCTTTCATCCTGGATAAAACTAATCAAAATGGAGACCTGTAGTTTTCAGAGGAGCCCAAGTGACACAAGGGGGCAGCAAAGGGACTGTGCCTTGTTGATCAGGATATGGATATTTCCTTAGTTCCAGCATTGAGAGCTTTAGCTACTGATACACTGTGATGTGGATCTAACTTCTGTTTATTTGAGCAATAGCAAGTCAACTCTGACTCGTCTCAATATGATGCATAAACAAACTTAAGCATGCATGATTGCATAAATCAAGTTGGACCGGATTCTTCATGAAGTTAAAACTGTATAAATTTGCTATCTCTAAGATATTCTTTTATTTAGCGATTCACCAAATAATCTCTGGGAAAGCTTTTATTTACTAAACTGATAATTTATTTTGGGAAGGATTAAGATCTGATGGGCCCTTGAAATGTAGACACGAGGACAAAGTGAATTGGGAGAAGTGCATAGCTCTAGGCTGTCTCTCAATGCACGTCATTCACACATTGACAAGAACATATTCAGATAGATCAGGAAGTGTTCTGTCACTCTAGTGCTGACTGagcagactgctgctgctgccggctGTCTGCCTTCATATGTAACGGTGCTCGATCAGAGTTATGGCAGTCGTCTAACAAACCAAGGGCCTATCTCTCCTCCAGGACAAACACATGGAAACCATCGCATTCAGACAGGATGGGCTCTAGACTGAAGTAAGTTGGTGTATGATTTCTGTCGACCTCCATCATTGTAACTCTGCCTCTCACTCAGTTCTTGTGGTTTTTATTAACTTCCTCTCACAAAACTGCACAGGAAGTTTCCTGCAGCAACGCTGCTGGCCCTGTATCTACTGCCATACAAATAACTGGACTTGCTCTCATTCAAACGGCTGTACTGACAACACCTCTCCCTTAATAACAGATATGTTTTGGTTTCATACAGGTTAATCTAGTTGCTAGTTGCTTGCTTGTTGTAAATgtttaag
It encodes:
- the LOC105918830 gene encoding tubulin beta-4B chain codes for the protein MREIVHLQAGQCGNQIGAKFWEVISDEHGIDPTGTYHGDSDLQLDRINVYYNEASGGKYVPRAILVDLEPGTMDSVRSGPFGQIFRPDNFVFGQSGAGNNWAKGHYTEGAELVDSVMDVVRKEAESCDCLQGFQLTHSLGGGTGSGMGTLLISKIREEYPDRIMNTFSVVPSPKVSDTVVEPYNATLSVHQLVENTDETYCIDNEALYDICFRTLKLTTPTYGDLNHLVSATMSGVTTCLRFPGQLNADLRKLAVNMVPFPRLHFFMPGFAPLTSRGSQQYRALSVPELTQQMFDAKNMMAACDPRHGRYLTVAAVFRGRMSMKEVDEQMLNVQNKNSSYFVEWIPNNVKTAVCDIPPRGLKMAATFIGNSTAIQELFKRISEQFTAMFRRKAFLHWYTGEGMDEMEFTEAESNMNDLVSEYQQYQDATAEEGEFEEEGEEEVA